Proteins co-encoded in one Astyanax mexicanus isolate ESR-SI-001 chromosome 1, AstMex3_surface, whole genome shotgun sequence genomic window:
- the LOC111188802 gene encoding tripartite motif-containing protein 16-like isoform X6 yields the protein MAEVSILDQDQFSCSVCLDLLKDPVAIPCGHSYCMVCINGCWDQEDQRGVYSCPQCRETFSPRPVLRRNNMLAEVVEKLKKTEVRAASPAHCYAGAGDVECDFCTGRKLKATKSCLVCLASFCETHLQPHYQSPAFKKHKLVKASKQLQEKICSQHDKLIEIYCRTDQQFICYLCTMEEHKGHDTVSAKTERTQKQSEVKDMQKKFQQRIQEKQKKLQEVKQAVKTLKLSAQSAVEDSERIFTELIRSIEKKRSEVTELIRDQEKTELSAAEELLEQLEQEITDLKRRNTELEQLSHTEDHIHFLQRFQSVSVSSGGEDSPSITVHHHLSFDGVRKSLSDLKERLEEFCRKEFSKISPQVSAVQMILPSEPKTRGDFLQYFCRLTLDPNTAHQYLSLSENNRVMKRSNKFQSYSDHPERFDCRCQVLSKESVSGRCYWEVEWSSPGECVYISVSYKGISRKGRGNKCRLGHNDQSWSLQCFPSLSFWYNNTETKISAPPSSRIGVYVDHSAGTLSFYSVSDTMTLLHTVHTTFTQPLYAGVWINYYESSVRFCDPQ from the exons ATGGCAGAGGTCAGTATTTTAGACCAGGAtcagttcagctgttcagtctgtctggatctactgaaggatccagtagctattccctgtggacacagttactgtatggtgtgtattaatggctgctgggatcaggaggatcagagGGGGGTCTACAGCTGCCCCCAGTGCAGAGAGACGTTCAGTCCGAGGCCTGTTCTACGCAGAAacaacatgctggctgaagtggtggagaaactgaagaagacagaagtccgagctgcttctcctgctcactgttacgctggagctggagatgtggagtgtgatttctgtaCTGGGAGAAAACTCAAAGCCACCAAGTCCTGTTTGGTGTGTCTGGCTTCTTTCTGTGAGACTCATCTCCAACCTCACTATCAGTCTCCtgcctttaagaagcacaagctggtcaaagcctccaAACAGCTGCAGgagaagatctgctctcagcatgaTAAACTGATCGAGATCTACTGTCGTACTGATCAacagtttatctgttatttatgtaCGATGGAGGAACACAAAGGTCACGATACAGTCTCAGCTAAAACAGAAAGAACACAGAAACAG AGTGAAGTGAAAGATATGCAGAAGAAATTCCAGCAGAGAATCCAGGAGAAACAGAAGAAGCTGCAGGAGGTGAAACAGGCTGTGAAAACTCTTAAG CTCTCTGCACagtcagcagtggaggacagtgagaggatctttactgagctgatccgctccattgagaaaaagcgctctgaggtaacagagctgatcagagatcaggagaagactgaactgagtgcagctgaagaactcctggagcagctggagcaggagatcactgatctaaagaggagaaacactgagctggagcagctttcacacacagaggatcacatccactTCCTCCAG AGATTCCAGTCTGTGAGTGTCTCTTCTGGAGGTGAAGATTCACCCAGCATCACTGTCCATCATCATCTCTCATTTGATGGAGTGAGGAAATCTCTCTCTGATCTGAAAGAGCGACTGGAGGAATTCTGCAGGAAGGAATTCAGTAAAATCTCTCCACAGG TTTCAGCAGTTCAGATGATTTTACCCTCAGAACCAAAGACCAGAGGAGACTTTCTACAGT ATTTCTGTCGACTGactctggatccaaacacagcacaTCAGTATCTCAGTCTGTCTGAGAACAACAGAGTGATGAAGCGCAGTAATAAATTTCAGAGTTactctgatcatccagagagatttgactGCAGGTGTCAGGTGTTGAGTAaggagagtgtgagtggacgctgttactgggaggttgagtggagcaGTCCTGGGGAATGTGTGTACATATCAGTATCATATAAAGGGATCAGCAGGAAAGGACGGGGTAATAAATGCAGGTTAGGACACAATGATCAGTCCTGGAGTCTGCAgtgttttccctctctctctttctggtacaacaacactgagactaagatctcagctcctccatcctccagaataggagtgtatgtggatcacagtgcaggaactctgtccttctacagcgtctctgatacaatgaccctcctacacacagtccacaccacattcactcagcccctctacgcTGGAGTCTGGATTAATTATTATGAATCATCTGTGAGGTTTTGTGATCCACAATAA